One part of the Epinephelus fuscoguttatus linkage group LG12, E.fuscoguttatus.final_Chr_v1 genome encodes these proteins:
- the kctd7 gene encoding BTB/POZ domain-containing protein KCTD7 yields the protein MQQNGSSGSNGSDGCGSRDRPAPSFSPLPAATTRVRRFIQERRTLPLPRVMVVFSAAGDTEKPGDAMSSADSAAEDEFRKPASPAPSFSLGTPLRSSLNTPEQEFPEVISLNVGGTYFTTRLSTLRRYEDTMLAAMFSGRHYIPRDAEGRYFIDRDGAYFGDILNFLREGELPHRDRVRAVHREAQYYSIGPLLDSLEDTQPLTGEKVRQAFLDLLPYYRDNLERIVEIAKLRAMQKKARFAKLKICVYKEEMPITPYERPLFNSLRFERSDSEAKLFEHHCEVDVSFGPWEAVADVYDLLHCIVSDLAERGITAEQQCIGVCDKHLINHYYCKRPIYEFKITWW from the exons ATGCAGCAGAATGGCTCGAGTGGTTCCAACGGCTCTGACGGCTGCGGCAGCAGGGATCGTCCGGCTCCGTCCTTCAGCCCGCTGCCCGCCGCCACGACGCGGGTGAGGCGCTTCATTCAGGAGAGACGGACGCTGCCTCTACCCAGAGTGATGGTGGTGTTCTCGGCGGCGGGGGACACCGAGAAACCGGGCGATGCCATGTCCAGCGCGGACTCTGCTGCGGAGGACGAGTTCCGAAAGCCGGCCTCCCCAGCACCGAGCTTCAGCCTCGGCACGCCGCTCCGATCCTCGCTCAACACACCGGAGCAGGAG TTTCCAGAGGTCATCTCTCTGAACGTTGGGGGCACATACTTCACCACCCGCCTGTCCACACTGCGGCGATACGAGGACACCATGTTGGCCGCCATGTTCAGCGGGCGTCACTACATCCCACGTGATGCTGAGGGACGCTACTTCATCGATCGGGATGGAGCATATTTTGG GGACATCCTGAACTTCCTGCGAGAAGGCGAGCTTCCCCACAGGGACCGGGTGCGGGCAGTGCACAGAGAAGCTCAGTACTACTCCATCGGCCCACTGCTGGACAGCCTGGAGGACACTCAGCCTCTCACAGGGGAGAAAGTCCGACAAGCTTTCCTCGATCTGCTGCCCTACTACAGAG acAATCTGGAGCGTATCGTGGAGATTGCCAAACTGCGGGCCATGCAGAAGAAGGCACGGTTCGCCAAGTTGAAGATCTGCGTCTACAAGGAGGAGATGCCCATCACGCCATATGAGCGTCCACTTTTTAACTCTCTGCGTTTTGAGCGCTCGGACAGCGAGGCCAAGCTCTTCGAGCACCACTGCGAGGTGGACGTTTCCTTCGGACCCTGGGAGGCGGTGGCGGACGTTTACGACCTGCTGCACTGCATCGTCAGTGACCTGGCCGAGCGCGGCATCACCGCCGAGCAGCAGTGTATCGGCGTCTGCGACAAGCACCTTATCAACCATTACTACTGCAAGAGGCCCATCTACGAGTTCAAGATCACATGGTGGTGA